Genomic segment of Euwallacea fornicatus isolate EFF26 chromosome 34, ASM4011564v1, whole genome shotgun sequence:
TCGTCGgtgtttaagaaaaatttaataaaatgtgcgCAATTGCTAAGTGCTAAAAGCGGCTAGTTAAATTTGTGAGCAAGTTCGCAATTTCCAATGCCGAAAAATGGAAGAAAGTAGTTTTCTGTTTTACTcgtaaacaaattatattagcactttaacataacgtaatagatatattaaacattttaagtaACTACCatcatgtaaataaattatattgatcTAAACCATATAcacaaattgagaaaataatttgaagttCGGAGCCAAGCGCCTTACCAAAATCGGTTATTATGacctatttacattttctgtCGGGATACGCTGCTTCCTTATTTACACTGAGTTTGTAACAACCTTAacctttttaataaatgacataattaatttaaagctgTAAAATGCACTCGATACCTAACAATATTATGTAGTAACGTCAATAAGAACAGGGACACTTAACACAGGCActaataaaatggaaaaatacgaATCGTTTCATCGTACAAATACCACAAGAAATATTGCTGTGCAATTGATGATTTAGGACCTGCGATttactattaattattatgaaatGGTGAGGAATTATGCAAAATAACCACGTTACAACCTTGCTTAGTGTTCTATGGGAACTATTACAAAAATCAGCAAGATGCGAATTCAGAATAGCTACAGATCTTGCTCTTGAAGTATCAATAAATCGCAACTTTGATTCATCTTAACGTTGCGGGCAGACATCGTTTCTACGGGAGCACTGCAGGTTTCAGTACACACGTCGAGGAACCAAAAGACAATTAATTTTCGCCAATTCATGAATGCCAAAATTTAATCTCTTGTgtaaactttttctttaactcGAAGGAGAAATACTACCCTTATCACATGCTTTCCCCTCGACGAAAGACTCGTGCAGGAAAGTATCGCTTTTCGTACTTTCTAGACAAATTACAAGTTCTGTCGTAACATAATGTTTAGAGACCTGCTCCTTGGACAACCTAGAGCAAcgttattttattgtaaatgcGTGAAGATCTTGTTGCACTATCCTGTCAGCTCACTACGGCTAGAACGTCTCGAAGGAAATCTATTATGGCATTGAGGCTCGAAAGTTGATTAGCATAGAGAGAATTCGCTCTTGCTGATTCACAAATAGCAACTTACAACATTACTAGTATTCAcgtcagttaaaaaaataaatagtagtTGAGGCAGAGTCAACCTTGAACGGAAAAGAAGGGATGTAAATCTCTAAAAGGAAGTTTAACATTGTATTGCTTTTATCTCACAATATTAACAAACACGTTCGTTAATTGCAGGACATTGGACCGCTCTTTAATGCATTCGCAAAACCAATATGCTGGCGCATTACTTAGTTGAAAACACAATTGATATGTTTATACATTGGGAATTTTTTCCAGTTCTGACTATCCCCACACTACTACTTAGTTCAAGGTTTGAAATCTAGCATATAGGATTAATAATACTGACAACTAGTAATCTATATCACTAAGCATAACATCAAGAAGTGAGAGAAGGGTATAAAAGGTGACTGGTAAATCCATTCCTTTTAGGACTTGAGAAGTTTGTTGGCACGCTGGTTTGCCACCGCGATTCGTGTTTCGTTGCTTTCGCCCTATCCAACAAACATTATAACCAGTGTGCATATATAACCAGTGTGCCccaaaattactttaattctAATTAAGGAAGTTATCTACCTGGTTCCCACGTTACCACACATATTACCCAACACTTAATGACTCACCCCGGACCGCGTTGAAGGAAAAAAGTTACTATGCACAGACACCTTTAGATATTATTGTCGTATGAAAGCTTCACTTAAGCAGCGGCAAGATAGATGATTACGACTTGTTAGTGGGAACAAGTTAGAAGCGTAAATGGCAACAACAAATCAATGGTGTTAGTGTGTTAAGTGTCTACTTGAGAAGGTCGTGAGCACGTTGATTGGCCACCTCTATCCTCGCAGCATTGGAATCGCCCTTTTGATGCGCAAACATACAACCATATTAAGTGGGCGGGCGTCAGTGTGGGAATTGTAGATTATAGTTGATGTTGTGTCATGGAGTGAACAGGtagcaatgtaaataaacaattaaatgttaatttcaaaaatcaagcAAAGTGCAGAAGAGAGACAgattagtaaataaatatttaagtaatCGTTGCAGCTTTAAACAGTAATCCAATAATTCCGCATCTTGCAATATTCAATGCGACAAAGCGGAGTAGAATTGGGTTAGCTGGTTACATGGAGGCGAAGTTAAGTTTCCCGATGTTTCTTAAGATCATTAACGGAAGGTACAAATTAATGCAATTTACTGCCTTTTTAACTAATTCTAAGCAGCTTTGGATTTCTACTATGGGTTAACCTGATATTAGATAATCAACAGTGCATTTTCTATTATGAGCGGAGAGTTATTTTAGCCAATTCAAACATTATCATTTTGCTGCAACTTTTACCTAAACGCTCCTATATTATTCAATAAGCACATTAGTTCATGATTTATGTCTAATAGTTAAGACTAcgtaaaagataaaaataaaaacagataaagttgtgtaattaaaaaaaaaacagagctGTTGAACAACCTATTTTATGTTATAACGTTATTATGGATGCAAGTCACTTTTATGGCTGGCTCAATTGTGATGCTTAGTGGTTAGAAACAAATATCACAGAATGTTAAACTTGGTTGTCCGTTAAGAATTCATGCTGAAGTTACTTGCAATGACCAACTGAATAAATCATATATATACCCTCAGTTCTAAATCTccttgtatatatattttacagtACGATTCCTCATGTCAGGAGTAATAAGAAAATGACCTGACAccttaaaatatgaatattggattttggatatattattttttaccgaTAAACATTTTGGcaaattctatgaaaacgGTATATGGTACGAACATACCACACAGACCAAAAAGCTAAAGAATTGAAGAAGGAATTTAAGGTTGGTACGAGAATTCATGTATAGGTAGctccaaaaatatacaaagcaTAACACAGTGATTGGTCCCAAAAACGTATACATCTCATAAGGCTATAGAcgattttaacattttgtcgTAAaggatcttaaaaaaataggtatagtaaatttgaaaaatttaattcaaaggCAATACGAGAAAATGCAATGATGCAAAATtggaataaaaatgtaaagcTTTGCTACCacatcgaaaatggtgcgtttttgaccatggatttattggcatttttttatttttttgcagagaACTATCGCTCTCTGAAATATCTCAATAACGacatgttacaccctgtatacaacaAAACATAAACCAGATTCCCATAACCCAAACCGCAATCCTTTTAATTAAgaagatgaataaaaaaaaattaatattgaataaaattgcaataacaTGCAAACATGGGCGTTTACCTTTAGATTAATGCGCTCCAATTGCCGGTTTTGATTCTCCAGCTCTGAACCCATGTCAATGGCCATATTTCTCAAGTTCCCGATCATTGTATTAACCTGTAGTTAAATACAAATATCACGACGAATGAGACTAAAATGCAGGCAAGAAATGCCAGATCAAATCAATGTTTagtataaaactaattttttttgaattaactCTTGAAATAAACCATCTCCTACCTGTCCAacattttcttccatttcaTCTTCCCTTGCATCGTTGGTAATTCGACCGATATATCCTCCTTGTGGACCCATACCGTTACGATCATCCATCATGCGTTGCGGTTGATTATTCACTACTTTTCCGTCATCATTTCCCTTCCATGTTCCCTCATCTTCTTTGAAGGATGACCCTCTGCAAAGTATGAATGAGAAATGTGCAAATGCGTGTACACACATTTGCGTCTAAACTCCAAAACTTTACTgtcaatttattaattaaacgcCTAAGATCGTTGAGTAAATGGTGAAAGTAGCCACTCCATCTTAGtatttttttgatgatttttaactCACTTCTGGCACGGTAAAACACACAATCCACAACACTTTTCCATTCCGGTCAGGTTCTTCTCAGCCTCGCGCATGTCTGTGTTAATTTGGTCCATTCCATCCTCAATTCGGTCCAATTGCTCTAGAGGAATTTAATTAACGAATAATTTAACACATTGGGGGCAACACAGACGTGATCTAACGATAGGTTTGAGTAGTATGTTAAGTGATAAAGTGTCACTGATCATGGTACTTCACATAAAGCATGCTCATGCTCTACACTCTTTGCATATGTATGTCTTGGAAAATTGCACGCATATCCTTAAGAAAACTTACTAAAATCAGAGCATTTTGACTTCTAATTAGCATACAATTTCCTGACGACATACTGATCTaagttttatcttaaaagCAGCTAGTATCATTGAGAAGTCATGCTCCCAAGTCTATGTATAATCTGGCATAATATGGGTGTCCGAATAAGTATGGTGAAAATGTGATGTTAACTTACTTCTAGTTTTGGCCTTTTGTACTATTCTAACAAGTTGTAATGAATTACGTTTGAGAACCCGACTGAGTCTACAATAATTTAGTTCGAGAGATTACTTACCAAACACCATTTTAAAACATCTATTAATTGGCTTTATGAGATTCATAACCAAGTTATCATGACCAAAGTATGAATAACTTGGCACCCTTTATTTAGCGATACATGCGCAGTAATCAAATAAcgtttgttttcatttttcatgtgaaaaaaaatcaataaaaatgtttctttgaaGCAGCTGAATTTCATTTGGCTTTGACGGACTGATTGGGAAAAGAGTGAAACTGCCATTAGCCTCGTTAAATTACTCGCAAAACCAAGATCCAAGACTAAAAACTATGAACTTTTCGTACATCTCCTGTATCTCGGTAATGCATTTTATACCAATTTTTGATGCAAGGAACTTGTCcgaatttttagtttaataataatttcttaataGTTACAGTCCGAAgaaaaacgctaaaaattctaACAATAATGTAGGTAATTGATGTGATCAGTATCTTCTGTTTCGAGTGTTAGTAGCCAATCGACAGTGGATAACTAATAAATCTATCCCATCAGGCACCACCAACAAGAAACTTTCTTCATTACCCACAATTAGAGCACATCAAAACATTTATGTCATGTATCTTATTGCATATTTACAACAAACAGTAAGGTGATACATTTATATGCCATTGAACTTACAGCATGACGAGGATGCTGGCGATTTCAAATTAGCGCttgaacaaaatattataCCATGACTTAATTACTTGTTAAACCACAACATTAATCACTTTTAATCACTTATTTAATCTTAATATTAATAGTTCGTATTTAACTGTTATGTGTATTTGTTAGGTTAATTCAACAATGAGCTATGGGTATTAATTAACTGGTGTGAATATGAATGAATAGGCTAAAAGGGATTTGCAAACCTTCATGTggataaaacttatttttgctTCAGCAAAGTTAAATGTGGTGGTGAAGAAAGCGCCCTATTGGCACATTGCATTGGTATTCAAAGCTTTCTCTGGACGGAAACTGCGAAAGTTCACTTGCAAATTTTACCTCTTTAAGTATAGATGATTTGTTGGTCTCAAATGAGCTAAGAAATCCAAGGCGTTGCAATACACTTGAGCCTCGCACACCAAGAAATCGCAtcaaaactattcaaaaacCCTTATGGCAAAGTACATTCCAAATTCAAATCTGTAATCGAAGTTACCCAGAAGGATTTTTGAACCGTTATTAAAGTACTCCTTGACCG
This window contains:
- the LOC136348691 gene encoding synaptosomal-associated protein 25 isoform X3, whose translation is MPAPAPAENGAPRTELQELQFKSQQVTDDSLESTRRMLALCEESTDAGTKTLEMIHVQGEQLDRIEDGMDQINTDMREAEKNLTGMEKCCGLCVLPCQKGSSFKEDEGTWKGNDDGKVVNNQPQRMMDDRNGMGPQGGYIGRITNDAREDEMEENVGQVNTMIGNLRNMAIDMGSELENQNRQLERINLKGESNETRIAVANQRANKLLKS
- the LOC136348691 gene encoding synaptosomal-associated protein 25 isoform X4, with the translated sequence MPAPAPAENGAPRTELQELQFKSQQVTDDSLESTRRMLALCEESKEAGIRTLVALDDQGEQLDRIEDGMDQINTDMREAEKNLTGMEKCCGLCVLPCQKGSSFKEDEGTWKGNDDGKVVNNQPQRMMDDRNGMGPQGGYIGRITNDAREDEMEENVGQVNTMIGNLRNMAIDMGSELENQNRQLERINLKGDSNAARIEVANQRAHDLLK
- the LOC136348691 gene encoding synaptosomal-associated protein 25 isoform X5, whose amino-acid sequence is MSKASHEVGMKTLVMLDEQGEQLDRIEDGMDQINTDMREAEKNLTGMEKCCGLCVLPCQKGSSFKEDEGTWKGNDDGKVVNNQPQRMMDDRNGMGPQGGYIGRITNDAREDEMEENVGQVNTMIGNLRNMAIDMGSELENQNRQLERINLKGESNETRIAVANQRANKLLKS
- the LOC136348691 gene encoding synaptosomal-associated protein 25 isoform X1, which codes for MPAPAPAENGAPRTELQELQFKSQQVTDDSLESTRRMLALCEESKEAGIRTLVALDDQGEQLDRIEDGMDQINTDMREAEKNLTGMEKCCGLCVLPCQKGSSFKEDEGTWKGNDDGKVVNNQPQRMMDDRNGMGPQGGYIGRITNDAREDEMEENVGQVNTMIGNLRNMAIDMGSELENQNRQLERINLKGESNETRIAVANQRANKLLKS
- the LOC136348691 gene encoding synaptosomal-associated protein 25 isoform X2; the protein is MPAPAPAENGAPRTELQELQFKSQQVTDDSLESTRRMLALCEESHEVGMKTLVMLDEQGEQLDRIEDGMDQINTDMREAEKNLTGMEKCCGLCVLPCQKGSSFKEDEGTWKGNDDGKVVNNQPQRMMDDRNGMGPQGGYIGRITNDAREDEMEENVGQVNTMIGNLRNMAIDMGSELENQNRQLERINLKGESNETRIAVANQRANKLLKS